The genome window TTTGGTAAGTCGAACTGAGATATCACCTTTTTTAAAGGCATCCAGCGCGTATAGTACCTTATAAAGCTGTTCGTTAATATAGTCAGGGCTCTGCAGCAATTTTTCATCAGTGATTCTGATGTCTCCACCGTTAGAACCATTGATAGGTTTTTTGGTTGGAGTGGCAGGTTTTTCAGCCGGCGCTCCATCAACTGCTATAGTTGCGCCCGGAGCATCAGCTATTGCTGTAGAAGTAGCTTTTTTGTTACCGTTCCCTTCTTTAGGAACAGGAGTTTTAGCTGTACTGCCTTCCACATCACTGATGAGCTTGTCTTTGCTCAACTTCAAGTTTTTACCTAAGGCCATATGTGTTTAGTTGAATTGCTTTTTGAATTGTACTGAAAAGGCCAAAATCTCCTTTTCTTACTCCCTTATAAAAAGAGCAATTTATGCAACGCAAATTAATCAAATTTAATGGTTTGTTCAAATTTGGTAAATGATAGTATTTACCTTGTAATAAATTCCTCCGCAAGAGCCATATAATCTTTTGCACCTTTCGATGCAGCATCATATTCCATTATACTTCGCCCAAACGAAGGTGCTTCGGCAAGTTTAACATTAAGGCGTATGCTTTGTTTAAAAATATGCTCCTTTACGTTCTGCTGCAGATATTCTAATACTTCCTGACTCAGCTTTCTGCGCACATCAAACATCACCACTACGATACCTTTTATTTTAAGTTTCGGATTGAACGCTTTTTTTATTTTTTCTACTGTATTCAGTATCTGATCGAGCCCCTGTAAAGTGAGCACTTCCATTTGTAGTGGGATCAGAACTTCGTCGGAAGCAGTTAGTGCATTAAGTGTTAGCACTGATAAAGAAGGCGGACAATCTATAAGTATGTAGTCAAACCCTTTCAGATCTTTCAGCATCGTTTGCAGAAACTTCTCGCGTTCCGGTTGCGACACAAGCGATATCTCAATATCTACCAGTTCGTTAGAACCAGGCGCGATCCAAAGACCATCTTTTTCAACCAGCACATCCTGCAAACTGGTATTACCCAGGAATGCATCAGCTAAAGTTGCCTTAGGTTCTGTAACAGCAAGCGAGTAAGATAGATTCCCTTGCGGATCTAAATCTAATAATAAAACACGTTTGCCTAATTTACTTAAAGCACTCCCTAAATTTATTGTGGTGGTGGTTTTACCTGTACCGCCTTTCTGATTGATGACGGCTACTGTGGTTGTTGCCATTTTATAGTTGCGTTGATGTAAGGTCAGTTATTTAACTGCAGCCACTAAACTAAGTATAAAAACAACCTAAGACAAAAAGATTGTATTTAAACACTTTGTTGCAGGTTCATCTTTTCCAGTTCACCTGTTCTTACATAGATATCCTGCCATTGCTCCAGATCAAGTGCAACAGCAGCTACCTGCGCAGGCACCAGGTAGGGTAAACTCCTGTTTACCAGATTTCTGAGTAGTTGTGTAAGTGCAGGGTTATGAGATACAAGTACAATTTTTTTTACATGTGCAGGCAACTGGCTTATACTTTTAAGCAGCTGTGCTTCTTTAGGGTTATAAATTTCCGGATCGTAGGTAATATTGTCCTGCTCAAAGTATAAACGACTGGCTACAATACGGGCAGTGTCGCTGGCGCGCTTTGCGGGGCTGGCCAAAATAGCATCTGCTTTCTGGTAGTATTCTCTAATCCATTTGCCCAATTCGTGAGCCTGCCGTATACCTTCAGGAGTAAGCTCCCGCTCAAAATCTGGCTGCAGCGGATAAGGATCAAAAGTTTCTGCGTGGCGGCAGATCAGTAAATGTCGTTGCATAAGTTTTGCAGATATAGCCGTATAGTTGCTAAAAGGTATAAAACTGTTTGCTATAGCAGGGTAATTTAAGCACTATTAAACCTATGTTATATGGTAGAGGTTGTATTTGTAAGAAAAAAAATATGAACTTTGGGCAAAATAGAGCCTGAAAGGTTTTAAAAATAGAGGATGATAAAAAATTTAGTCATAGTTGAGTCGCCTGCAAAGGCCAAAACGATCGAAGGGTATTTAGGGAAGGATTTCGTAGTTAAGTCGAGTTTCGGCCACGTGCGCGACCTGCCTAAAGACAACAATGCTATCGATATAGAAAATGGGTTTAAGCCAACCTACGTTATCAGCAGCGATAAGAAAGATGTGGTGGCGCAACTCCGTAAACTGGCAAAAGAAGCAGAAACTGTATGGCTCGCATCCGATGATGACCGCGAAGGAGAAGCTATATCGTGGCACCTGACAGAGGCCCTAAACCTGAATGATGCTAAAACCCGTCGCATCGTTTTCAGGGAAATCACAAAAAATGCGATACTTAACGCGATCAGTTCCCCGAGAAGTATAGACATGGACCTGGTAAACGCACAGCAGGCACGCCGTATACTTGACCGCCTGGTAGGTTTTGAACTGTCTCCGGTACTCTGGAAAAAGATTAAAACCGGTTTGTCAGCTGGTCGTGTACAGTCTGTAGCAGTGCGTTTAGTGGTAGAGCGCGAACGTGAGATAGAGAAATTTAAAGCTGAAGCATCTTTCAGAATTACGGCATCTTTTGATGTACAGGGTAAAACACTGGAAGCTGAACTACCTACCAAGTATAAAACGGAAGAAGAAGCTCAGGCCTTTTTAGAAAAGTGCATTGGAGCAGCTTATACGATAGAGAACCTGGAGAAAAAGCCGCTGAAGCGTAGCCCGGCTCCACCGTTCACAACATCTACGTTGCAGCAGGAAGCCAGCCGTAAACTATACTTCTCAGTGGCCCAAACCATGTCGGTTGCACAGAAGCTGTATGAGTCTGGTAAGATTTCCTATATGCGTACCGACTCTGTGAATCTGTCTGAGGAAGCTATTCAGGGAGCATCCAGCGCAATACAGAATTCTTTTGGAGAGAAGTTTGTAAAAACCCGCCGGTTCAAAACAAAGTCATCAGGAGCTCAGGAAGCACACGAAGCCATCCGTCCAACTGATTTCTCTCAGATGAACGTGAGCAACGACCGCAACGAACAACGCCTGTACGAACTTATCTGGAAGCGTGCTATTGCATCGCAAATGGCAGATGCTGAAATTGAGAAGACAACAGCAACTATAGGCATTTCTACGCAACCAGAAAAACTGGTTGCTACAGGAGAGGTGATCAAGTTTGAGGGCTTCCTTAAAGTATACATCGAATCAAAAGATGATGATGAAGGTGCTGACGATGACGTAAAAGGCATGCTGCCTCCGCTTTCTATTGGTCAGACTATAGACCTGCGCCAGATGCTGGCTACACAGCGTTACAGCCGTCCTGCAGCCCGCTATACCGAAGCCAGCCTTGTGAAGAAACTGGAGGAAATGGGTATAGGCCGTCCGTCAACTTACGCACCAACTATATCTACCATTCAGAAAAGAGGTTATGTAGAGAAAGACAGCCGTGAAGGAAAAGAAAGACCTTACCGCGTGCTGACTTTACAGAAAGATCAGATCAGTTCTCAAACCAAAACCGAGATGACCGGTGCGGAAAAGGCCAAGCTTTTCCCGACGGATATGGCTATGGTGGTGAATGACTTCCTGGTGGAGCATTTCCCGAGTGTGATTGACTACTCATTTACAGCCAAAGTGGAAGCTGAATTTGACGAAATTGCGCAGGGCCATGAAGAATGGAAATCAATGCTGGATAAGTTCTATGGTAAATTCCATGAACGTATCGAGTCGAGTGAAAATATAGATCGTGCAGCTGTGTCCGGTGCCAGAGAACTAGGCACGGACCCGAATACCGGCAAGAAGTTAATAGCTAAACTTGGCCGTTTTGGCCCTTATGTGCAGTTAGGCGAAGAAGATCCGGAAAGTGGGGAAAAACCTGTTTATGCCAGTTTACGCAAAGGCCAGTTCCTGGAAAGTATAACCCTGGAAGATGCACTGGAACTGTTTAAACTGCCACGTGTGGTTGGAGTGTATGAAGACAAAGAAATGAAAGCCGCTATTGGCCGATTTGGTCCTTACATCAGCCACAACAGCAAATTTTACTCACTGCCAAAAGGAATGGATCCGCTGTATGTTACTCCTGAAGAAGCCATTGAACTGATTGAACAGAAACGTAAAGCCGAAGCTGAAAAACTGATCAAATCGTTTGATGAGAATCCGGATGTGCAGGTGCTGAACGGCCGCTACGGACCTTACATTGTGGTAGGTAAAAAGAACGTGAAGATTCCGAAAGGCAAAGAGCCTAAAGATCTGACACTACAGGAATGCCTGGATCTTGCTGAGGCTACGCCGGAGAAAAAAGGCAAAGGCGGATTTAAGAAAAAGACAGAAACAGCAACTGCAGAAAAAAAGCCAGCTACTAAAAAGGCTCCGGCAAAGAAAGCTGCAACTAAGACAAAAGCAGCAGCAAAGCCTAAAGCGACTGCTAAATCCAAAGCAAAGTAACTTTTATATTTAAATATGTAAAAGGGCAGCAAGTTTATACTTGTTGCCCTTTTGTTTTATAGTTTTACCTGTTATCCCAAGCGCAGCCGAGGGATCTTATATGTCCTATAGTTAAGGTTTATACTTATTCAGACCAGGCTATACTTTCAAATCGCCTGTTATCCTGGGAGCTTTACTAACCTACAGTTCTATAGTTGACTTTGGTGCCCTCACGGCCGGGAGGCCTCGTCTTTGGGCATCGCGCTGCTGATTTGAAGCTGCCTCCGCTCTGCTACGGCTGCCTTCGGCACCGCAACAAATCAAAGGCGCTCAACACAAAGACTGTGATCTTTCGATAGCTGATGCTATAGTTGATTTGAAATGCTATAGTTGTATAGCTTTATCGTGGTAATAATTCCGTAGGGACAGGTCGCGACCTGTCCGCTCACAGGCTGTAACTATAAAACTATACTTCTAACTATAGCAATAGCAGAAACTATCCCCTCTAGGGGATTATAGGGGTGTAAATGCTGTAGCTATGAAGCAATAGCTTGTGAATTTTGGGTGAGGTAAAAACTTCCCGCCTTAGACAAGGAGGGGTTGGGGGTGGTTAGACCACAGCAGCTATAAAACTATATCTTTTCCAGCCACTCTTCCACCTGCTGTACATTAACACTATAATTTTCTGACGTATCACCGGTTGTTCCTACTATACTTGCATATTCAAACCTTATCCCTTTACACAACAAGAAATAATGCGTCTTAACCAAATTGGCTGGGTGGAACTCAAGAACTTTACTATCCTCTGAAAAAAGTAGGTTTGTAAGGCCGGCACCGTGTGGGGCTATCACGGCTTCAGAGTTATAAAATAAATTTACCTGCTCCCGGTAACTTAACTCCTCTGCCCAAACAACTTCAAAATTATACCTGGCAAGCAGCGGCAACAAGTCCTGCTCATTCAGCAGTCGGCGTGTTTTGGCCCTGCTCCTGCTGATGTAGACTCTCCTTTTAACTTGCGCTGGTTGTATCTTATACCCTTCCCAAATTTTCGTTCTTAACCACTGGCTTACCGGCAAAGGCAGATACCCGCTCTGTGGATTAGATAGGAACGAAGGAAGTATAAACTGCTCTACCTGCCATTTCTCGTGCTTGCTAATGTAGACCACCTTTACATTTGGGTGCTCACGAAGTATAAATTCAAGTGTTTCGCGCTGATAAGCAGGCAGTTCACGGCGCATGATGATATTGATCGGCTCCTGAACCTGTTGCAGCAGAAAGTATAAACGTGGCAGGCAATCGAAAAACCAGTGGTAATTATTGTTTGCTGCCCATGGCAGATGCAAAATAGAAGTATACAGCCCTTTCCTAGACTTTGGTAGCATTAATGCAGGTGTTTTGTAGGCACTGGATTTAGATAAGCGGCTCACATCAAACACTGATTCCACCACCACTTTTCCATCCTGCACAACAGCCCCTGAATTACCTAAGAACATCACATCCCGAAGGTTAACTATAAACTGAGGTTTAATCCGGTACCCTAAGGTGTAATCCAGGCTATAGTTAAAACTTGACGCCGATTGCTCCAGAAAGGCTTGTTCCTGCTCATCAAAGTATAAAACCTGGGTTGGCGCCACCACTTTTTTAGAAGCATGATGCAGCACCGAAGTATAGCGGAAATAATAACTGGCAGTATGAAGTATCCGGAAGAGTGCCTTTTTCAGCATAGAGCAAAAGTATAGCCCGAAAGATACAACTTAAAGTTAAAAAGTTTGAAAGTGGTGGCGTCTGGTTTCATTTGTAGCAGTTCAACAATTTAACCATATAGCAATTCAACAATCAAAGATTAAATATTTAACTTGCAGCAAAATATTGGCTGTAGTTTGCCACACCCATAAAAGCATAAATTTAAAGCATGGCTTTAGACCTGAATCATAAGTCTATATTGGTAACGGGCGGTACGGGCTCGTTTGGTAAAAAATTTGTGGAAATGGTGTTTGCACGGTTTCCGGATGTGAAGCGCCTTGTAATCTACTCCCGCGACGAGCTGAAACAGTTCGAAATGTCGCAGACTTTTCCGCACAGCAAGTATAACGCTATTCGCTATTTTATTGGCGATGTACGCGATGGAGAGCGTTTCAAGCGCGCCTGCGAAGGAATCGACATTATAGTGCATGCCGCTGCCATGAAGCAGGTACCTGCGGCCGAGTATAACCCGATGGAGTGCATCAAAACCAACGTGTTAGGCGCAGAAAATATCATAAATGCAGCTTTGGATAGTGGCGTGAAAGATGTGGTTGCGCTGTCTACGGATAAAGCAGCTGCCCCGATAAACCTGTACGGCGCTACCAAACTATGTTCTGATAAACTTTTTGTAGCAGCCAACAACATGAAAGGCAAACGCGACATCAAGTTTTCGGTGGTGCGCTATGGTAACGTAATCGGCTCCCGTGGCTCGGTGGTGCCTTTCTTTTTGAAGAAACGCGAAGAAGGTGTGCTGCCTATCACCCACCAGGACATGACCAGGTTCAACATCTCGTTGGAAGAAGGCGTGGAAATGGTGTTTCATGCGCTGGAAAAACACTGGGGTGGCGAGATTTTCGTACCCAAAATACCATCTTATGTGATCACGGAACTGGCCAAAGCGATAGGGCCGGATTGTAAACAGGAGATCGTTGGTATTCGTCCGGGAGAGAAACTGCACGAAGAGATGATCACCGAAACTGACTCGCTGAACACCGTGGAGCTGGACAAATATTACGTTATACTTCCATCTACGCCAACCTGGACAACTGAATCTTTCCTGAAGGAATTTAATGGTAAAATGGTACCGCTTGGCTTTAAGTATAACTCGGGAACCAACGATGAATGGCTATCAGCAGAGCAACTGCGCGACCAGATCCGCCAGCACGTAGACCCGAATTTTACGGTTTAGTAAGACAACAGACACAAGTATTAAGATACAAGATTTCAGACTCGTGACTCAGCACTCAGAACTCAGAACTAATAGCAAGCCTATTCCCTACGGTCGGCAGCACATTACGCAGGAAGATATTGATGCGGTGATAGAAACGCTGCAATCTGATTTCCTGACACAAGGGCCAAAAGTGGCGGAGTTTGAACAGGCTTTTGCCAACTATGTAGGCGCTAAGTATGCTGTTGCTGTTAGCAACGGTACAGCTGCGTTGCATTTATGTACATTGGCGTTAGGTGTAAATGAGAAATCCAGAGTTATAACCACGCCAATTACTTTTGTTGCTTCGGCTAACTGCGTTCGTTATTGTGGCGGCACCGTTGAGTTTGCTGACATCGACCCTGAAACTGCCCTGCTGGATATAAACAAGGTACGTGTGATGCTGGCCAGCAAACCTAAAGGTTACTATACCGGCATTATACCTGTAGATTTCGCAGGAAACCCAGTAAACCTGGAAGAATTCAGGAAACTAGCTGATGAGTATGGAGTTTGGATCATAGAAGATGCCTGCCATGCCCCTGGTGGTTATTTTACCGACAGCAACGGCGAAAAGCAGTCGTGCGGGAACGGTAACTATGCAGACCTAGCTATTTTCTCTTTCCATCCGGTAAAACACATTGCAACGGGCGAAGGCGGTATGATCACAACCAACAGCGACGAACTATACCAGGAACTGCTGAAACTAAGAACTCACGGCATTACCCGCGACCCGCAAATGATGGAAGAGAACCACGGTGGCTGGTACATGGAAATGCAGGAACTGGGCTACAACTATAGAATTCCGGATATGCTTTGTGCACTGGGCATTACGCAACTGCAGCGCGCCGATGCCGGCCTTGCCCGACGCAAAGGCATTGCCAAAGTATACGACGAAGCTTTTGCTGATGTAGCAGGTATAGAAGTACTGGGGACTTCTGGGGAGGCTATCTCTGAGAACGGTGACACCGGCCACGCTTATCACCTATATGTAATTAAAGTAGCTGACCGCAAAGGCTTATACGACTTCCTGCGACAGCATAACATCTTTGCACAGGTACATTATATTCCGGCGCATACCATGCCCTACTACAGGAATCTTGGCTACAAAAAAGGTAATTTCCCGGAAGCAGAAGGCTACTATAGCGCGTGCCTGAGCCTGCCGATGTACCCAAGCCTGACAGCCGAAGAGCAGGAATTTGTTATTGAGAAAGTGAAGGAGTTTGTGGTATGAAATCCATTGCCATTATTCCAGCCCGGGGAGGCAGCAAACGAATACCCAGAAAAAATATAAAATGTTTTTTGGGTAAACCAATTATCGCCTACTCTATACAAGCCGCGCTGGAATCTGGCTTGTTCGATGAAGTGATGGTATCTACGGATGATCCCGAAATAGCCGCTGTTGCAAAGCAATATGGTGCTACAGTACCATTCATGCGAAGCTCAGACAACGCTGACGATTATGCTACCACAGCAGCCGTAATTACGGAAGTGCTGCAGAATTATGCTGCTCAGGGTACACAATTTGATGTTGGTTGCTGCATCTATCCTACGGCACCCTTGATTAAGCTTTCAGCGCTATCAGAAGGGTATCAGCAACTGCAAACACAAAACTTTGACACTGTTTTTCCGGTTCTAAAGTATAGCTACCCGATCTGGAGAAGCCTGAAAATGGAAGCCGGTAAAGTAGCACTTAATTGGCCGGAGCACCTTAACAGCCGCTCGCAGGATCTGCCTGCTGCTTACCATGATGCCGGACAGTTCTACTGGTTTAGAACAGACAGGTTCTTAAGCTCACAAAAGCTATTTACTGATAACTCCGGAGCCGTAGAACTGGAAGAACTGGAGGTACAGGACGTCGACAACGAAACCGACTGGAAACTAGCAGAACTAAAGTATAAACTCATCCACCGTCTTGCATAGCACCAATCCTAAACGTCGCATCATTTTCCGTGCAGATGGTAACAGCCGCATTGGGTTGGGCCATGTGGTGCGGTCGCTGGCGCTGGCAAATATGCTGCACGATGCGTTTGAATGCGTGTTTGCCATTCAGGAGCCAGATGAAGCGCTGAAAGCACAGATACTGGAGACTTGTCATGGCATCATTTCTTTACCTGTTTGTGAGCCGTCAGAAGAGCGTTTTAACTACGAGTTGGTAGCATATATCTCAGAAGAAGAAATCGTGGTGCTGGATGGGTATAACTTTGGGACTGCTTACCAGGAAACAATAAAATCAAGAGATGCACAACTGGTTTGCATAGATGACATTCACTCCTACTCGTTTGTAGCAGATGTTGTGCTGAACCAGGCTGGTGGTGTAGATGCAGCAAAGTATAAAGTTACTTCTTACACCAGATTGTTACTAGGTCCGCAATATGCCTTGCTGCGTCCGACTTTCTTAGAGGCATCCAAACAAAACAGAGCTATACCTGAAGGCAAGCTACACCTACTGCTAAACCTAGGCGGCGCTGACCCCGAGAACTATACGTTGAAGCTGGCGCAGGAATTTGCTGATTTACATAATTCAGTAACTATAGAAATAGTAGTTGGCAGCGCATACAAACATCTGGACTCATTACAACACTGGTTGCACGATAAGCCAGACTATAACCTGCACCAGAACCTGGATGCCAAACAGATGTGCCAGCTAATGCAGCAATGCGCAGTGGCAGTTACCTCTGCAAGTGGAGTGGCATACGAATATGCCGCAGTAGGTGGTGCATTATTTATACTTCAGACAGCCGACAACCAGGCTGATCTTTACAGCTTTTTGACTGAAACTGGAGTTGCAAAGCCTTATAGTTCAGCAGATTTAACCACAAATGTTACAGAACAGTTAAAAGAGCAGGTAGCGATACAAAGGCAGTTCTTTGATGGGCAAAGTGATACCCGTTTACGTGCAATATTTAAGCAATTAGATTTAAGTGCGAGCCTTATACTTCGGAAAGCAACTATAGCCGACCTGCAACTGGTGTTTGAGTGGAACAACGATCCGGAAGTACGCCAACGGTCGTTTAACCCGGAGCCGATCTTACTAGAAAACCACACTCGCTGGTTTACAGCTAAGCTTGAAGATACTGCCTGTATATTTTATATTGCAGAAGTAGCTGGCACTCCTGCCGCACAAATCAGGTTTGACATTAAAGATGCAACTGCAACAATAAGCTACCTGATCAGCAAAGATTACCGGGGCAAAGGGTTAGGACATACGGTGCTTCAAAAAGGTATTTCAAAGTTAAAGTCTGAAGCGCCGGAAGTGAAGGTTATTGAAGGGCTTGTGCAGCAGGATAACACAGCATCTGTAAGAGCATTTGAGAAAGCCGGATTTACCTACGGAACCCCAGATAAGCAGCACCCGCAGGCACACCGGTTTGTACTGGAACTGGCGTAGTAAATATAATTTTAGAAGATCATGATCAACGAAATAAATATTGCCGGCCGTATGGTTGGTGCAGGTCACAAACCTTTTATTATTGCAGAGATGTCGGGTAACCATAACCAGTCGCTGGAGCGGGCGCTGGCTATAGTTGATGCTGCAGCGGATGCAGGTGCAGATGCTATAAAACTACAGACCTACACCGCCGACACCATGACCCTGCCGGGAGCTTTTATTATTGAGGATGAAAACTCTTTATGGAAAGGTCGCGAACTTTACGACCTGTACAAAGAAGCCTATACACCCTGGGAATGGCACAAGCCTATTTTTGAACGTGCCAAAGAACGAGGCATGATCGCTTTTTCTTCGCCCTTTGATGAAACAGCAGTTGATTTTCTGGAAGAACTGGGTGCACCTGTTTATAAAATTGCCTCTTTTGAGAACACAGACCACCCGCTGCTGCGAAAGGTTGCTGCAACTGATAAACCAGTAATTATGAGCACCGGAGCCGCCACCGTGCAGGAGGTAGCCGAAGCTGTGCAGGTGTTGCGAGATGCCGGTTGCCAGGAGCTTATACTTTTAAAGTGTACCTCCACCTACCCTTCTACCCCTGAAAATACCAACCTGCTGACCATACCCCATATGCGCGAGCTTTATGATGTGCAGGTGGGCTTATCAGACCACACCATGGGGGTTGGTGCAGCCGTAGCAGCTGTTGCCTTAGGCGCAACCGTTATCGAAAAACATTTTACGCTGCGCCGTGCCGATGGCGGTGTAGATTCTGCTTTCTCGCTTGAGCCGGAAGAACTGAAAATGCTGGTGGTAGAATCAGAAAGGGCATGGCAGGCGCTGGGCCACGTGCAGTATGGAGTGCAGAAAGCAGAAGAAAAAAGCCGCCTGTTCAAACGCTCGGTATATGCAGCCAAAGACATTGCTGCCGGCGAAGCCTTTACCAAA of Pontibacter deserti contains these proteins:
- a CDS encoding ParA family protein; translated protein: MATTTVAVINQKGGTGKTTTTINLGSALSKLGKRVLLLDLDPQGNLSYSLAVTEPKATLADAFLGNTSLQDVLVEKDGLWIAPGSNELVDIEISLVSQPEREKFLQTMLKDLKGFDYILIDCPPSLSVLTLNALTASDEVLIPLQMEVLTLQGLDQILNTVEKIKKAFNPKLKIKGIVVVMFDVRRKLSQEVLEYLQQNVKEHIFKQSIRLNVKLAEAPSFGRSIMEYDAASKGAKDYMALAEEFITR
- a CDS encoding SixA phosphatase family protein, translating into MQRHLLICRHAETFDPYPLQPDFERELTPEGIRQAHELGKWIREYYQKADAILASPAKRASDTARIVASRLYFEQDNITYDPEIYNPKEAQLLKSISQLPAHVKKIVLVSHNPALTQLLRNLVNRSLPYLVPAQVAAVALDLEQWQDIYVRTGELEKMNLQQSV
- the topA gene encoding type I DNA topoisomerase, which encodes MIKNLVIVESPAKAKTIEGYLGKDFVVKSSFGHVRDLPKDNNAIDIENGFKPTYVISSDKKDVVAQLRKLAKEAETVWLASDDDREGEAISWHLTEALNLNDAKTRRIVFREITKNAILNAISSPRSIDMDLVNAQQARRILDRLVGFELSPVLWKKIKTGLSAGRVQSVAVRLVVEREREIEKFKAEASFRITASFDVQGKTLEAELPTKYKTEEEAQAFLEKCIGAAYTIENLEKKPLKRSPAPPFTTSTLQQEASRKLYFSVAQTMSVAQKLYESGKISYMRTDSVNLSEEAIQGASSAIQNSFGEKFVKTRRFKTKSSGAQEAHEAIRPTDFSQMNVSNDRNEQRLYELIWKRAIASQMADAEIEKTTATIGISTQPEKLVATGEVIKFEGFLKVYIESKDDDEGADDDVKGMLPPLSIGQTIDLRQMLATQRYSRPAARYTEASLVKKLEEMGIGRPSTYAPTISTIQKRGYVEKDSREGKERPYRVLTLQKDQISSQTKTEMTGAEKAKLFPTDMAMVVNDFLVEHFPSVIDYSFTAKVEAEFDEIAQGHEEWKSMLDKFYGKFHERIESSENIDRAAVSGARELGTDPNTGKKLIAKLGRFGPYVQLGEEDPESGEKPVYASLRKGQFLESITLEDALELFKLPRVVGVYEDKEMKAAIGRFGPYISHNSKFYSLPKGMDPLYVTPEEAIELIEQKRKAEAEKLIKSFDENPDVQVLNGRYGPYIVVGKKNVKIPKGKEPKDLTLQECLDLAEATPEKKGKGGFKKKTETATAEKKPATKKAPAKKAATKTKAAAKPKATAKSKAK
- a CDS encoding glycosyltransferase family 61 protein; translated protein: MLKKALFRILHTASYYFRYTSVLHHASKKVVAPTQVLYFDEQEQAFLEQSASSFNYSLDYTLGYRIKPQFIVNLRDVMFLGNSGAVVQDGKVVVESVFDVSRLSKSSAYKTPALMLPKSRKGLYTSILHLPWAANNNYHWFFDCLPRLYFLLQQVQEPINIIMRRELPAYQRETLEFILREHPNVKVVYISKHEKWQVEQFILPSFLSNPQSGYLPLPVSQWLRTKIWEGYKIQPAQVKRRVYISRSRAKTRRLLNEQDLLPLLARYNFEVVWAEELSYREQVNLFYNSEAVIAPHGAGLTNLLFSEDSKVLEFHPANLVKTHYFLLCKGIRFEYASIVGTTGDTSENYSVNVQQVEEWLEKI
- the pseB gene encoding UDP-N-acetylglucosamine 4,6-dehydratase (inverting); translated protein: MALDLNHKSILVTGGTGSFGKKFVEMVFARFPDVKRLVIYSRDELKQFEMSQTFPHSKYNAIRYFIGDVRDGERFKRACEGIDIIVHAAAMKQVPAAEYNPMECIKTNVLGAENIINAALDSGVKDVVALSTDKAAAPINLYGATKLCSDKLFVAANNMKGKRDIKFSVVRYGNVIGSRGSVVPFFLKKREEGVLPITHQDMTRFNISLEEGVEMVFHALEKHWGGEIFVPKIPSYVITELAKAIGPDCKQEIVGIRPGEKLHEEMITETDSLNTVELDKYYVILPSTPTWTTESFLKEFNGKMVPLGFKYNSGTNDEWLSAEQLRDQIRQHVDPNFTV
- the pseC gene encoding UDP-4-amino-4,6-dideoxy-N-acetyl-beta-L-altrosamine transaminase, with the protein product MTQHSELRTNSKPIPYGRQHITQEDIDAVIETLQSDFLTQGPKVAEFEQAFANYVGAKYAVAVSNGTAALHLCTLALGVNEKSRVITTPITFVASANCVRYCGGTVEFADIDPETALLDINKVRVMLASKPKGYYTGIIPVDFAGNPVNLEEFRKLADEYGVWIIEDACHAPGGYFTDSNGEKQSCGNGNYADLAIFSFHPVKHIATGEGGMITTNSDELYQELLKLRTHGITRDPQMMEENHGGWYMEMQELGYNYRIPDMLCALGITQLQRADAGLARRKGIAKVYDEAFADVAGIEVLGTSGEAISENGDTGHAYHLYVIKVADRKGLYDFLRQHNIFAQVHYIPAHTMPYYRNLGYKKGNFPEAEGYYSACLSLPMYPSLTAEEQEFVIEKVKEFVV
- the pseF gene encoding pseudaminic acid cytidylyltransferase, producing the protein MKSIAIIPARGGSKRIPRKNIKCFLGKPIIAYSIQAALESGLFDEVMVSTDDPEIAAVAKQYGATVPFMRSSDNADDYATTAAVITEVLQNYAAQGTQFDVGCCIYPTAPLIKLSALSEGYQQLQTQNFDTVFPVLKYSYPIWRSLKMEAGKVALNWPEHLNSRSQDLPAAYHDAGQFYWFRTDRFLSSQKLFTDNSGAVELEELEVQDVDNETDWKLAELKYKLIHRLA
- the pseG gene encoding UDP-2,4-diacetamido-2,4,6-trideoxy-beta-L-altropyranose hydrolase yields the protein MHSTNPKRRIIFRADGNSRIGLGHVVRSLALANMLHDAFECVFAIQEPDEALKAQILETCHGIISLPVCEPSEERFNYELVAYISEEEIVVLDGYNFGTAYQETIKSRDAQLVCIDDIHSYSFVADVVLNQAGGVDAAKYKVTSYTRLLLGPQYALLRPTFLEASKQNRAIPEGKLHLLLNLGGADPENYTLKLAQEFADLHNSVTIEIVVGSAYKHLDSLQHWLHDKPDYNLHQNLDAKQMCQLMQQCAVAVTSASGVAYEYAAVGGALFILQTADNQADLYSFLTETGVAKPYSSADLTTNVTEQLKEQVAIQRQFFDGQSDTRLRAIFKQLDLSASLILRKATIADLQLVFEWNNDPEVRQRSFNPEPILLENHTRWFTAKLEDTACIFYIAEVAGTPAAQIRFDIKDATATISYLISKDYRGKGLGHTVLQKGISKLKSEAPEVKVIEGLVQQDNTASVRAFEKAGFTYGTPDKQHPQAHRFVLELA
- the pseI gene encoding pseudaminic acid synthase — its product is MINEINIAGRMVGAGHKPFIIAEMSGNHNQSLERALAIVDAAADAGADAIKLQTYTADTMTLPGAFIIEDENSLWKGRELYDLYKEAYTPWEWHKPIFERAKERGMIAFSSPFDETAVDFLEELGAPVYKIASFENTDHPLLRKVAATDKPVIMSTGAATVQEVAEAVQVLRDAGCQELILLKCTSTYPSTPENTNLLTIPHMRELYDVQVGLSDHTMGVGAAVAAVALGATVIEKHFTLRRADGGVDSAFSLEPEELKMLVVESERAWQALGHVQYGVQKAEEKSRLFKRSVYAAKDIAAGEAFTKDNIRVIRPGLGLAPKHYDELLGKPAATNIKAGTPLTWDMV